In Streptomyces sp. NBC_00433, a single genomic region encodes these proteins:
- a CDS encoding nucleotide-binding protein has product MSDAGAEVPRPAVPARSEPPAQPEAPRDTGVPEQQTVIHRFFLVNGGEPVYAQLLLLWRRLGDIMGLRHAVPGVDLPRFLPGTLHELLAGTPDDEPAALAAVQVGTGHEQAVVYRNHDVLSLSLLPAPGSWERAEAEWLTVAGPEPLPAFGEVRLRLALSGRIPPPGYEPSVHPDGLSVLEAHAQDSGRRVRTLIVHARPEDDPLLSRWAWSRGDAGMPLLARHLIQAAKVRHLVREWRRIRVEWGDDPERLALELREDRHTLEIAAENMRRLIPAGALEAGPLAADLELAASLAERFTDELVYLAADTDRAALAAGRRPAARPPEPAPWPSTGRDPRAVFVAHGRDLSARKVVVDYLRALDLRPLEWESMVQDTGRAMPLVRDAIHVGLRRAQAVIVVFTPEDEVRVHRDLRLPAEGDAVEMQARPNVLVELGMAISEHPDSTLIMEFGRLRPLTDLAGLNVIRVSESPDWPLKTAHRLRNAGCPVDLSGQDWMNPGQIAEIAAMRRRAEEPPAGR; this is encoded by the coding sequence GTGAGTGACGCCGGCGCCGAGGTGCCGCGGCCCGCGGTCCCCGCCCGGTCCGAGCCGCCCGCGCAGCCGGAGGCCCCGCGGGACACCGGAGTCCCTGAGCAGCAGACCGTCATCCACCGCTTCTTCCTCGTCAACGGGGGCGAACCGGTCTACGCGCAGTTGCTCCTGCTGTGGCGGCGCCTCGGTGACATCATGGGCCTGCGCCATGCGGTGCCGGGCGTGGACCTGCCGCGCTTCCTGCCCGGGACTCTCCACGAACTGCTGGCCGGTACCCCTGACGACGAGCCGGCCGCGCTCGCCGCCGTGCAGGTCGGCACCGGTCACGAGCAGGCAGTCGTCTACCGCAACCACGACGTACTGTCCCTTTCGCTCCTGCCTGCGCCCGGCTCCTGGGAGCGGGCCGAGGCCGAGTGGTTGACCGTGGCCGGGCCCGAGCCTCTGCCGGCCTTCGGCGAGGTACGGTTGCGGCTCGCCCTGTCCGGCCGCATACCGCCGCCGGGGTACGAGCCGTCGGTGCATCCTGACGGCCTGTCCGTCCTGGAAGCGCACGCGCAGGACAGCGGCCGGCGCGTACGCACCCTGATCGTCCATGCCCGGCCCGAGGACGATCCGCTGCTGAGCCGCTGGGCCTGGAGCCGCGGTGACGCGGGGATGCCGCTGCTGGCCCGGCACCTGATCCAGGCCGCGAAAGTACGCCACCTGGTGCGTGAATGGCGCCGCATCCGGGTCGAGTGGGGAGACGATCCCGAGCGGCTGGCGCTCGAACTGCGGGAGGACCGGCACACTCTGGAGATCGCCGCCGAGAACATGCGTCGCCTGATTCCGGCGGGCGCCCTTGAAGCCGGGCCGCTTGCCGCCGATCTTGAACTGGCCGCCTCGCTGGCCGAGCGCTTCACCGACGAGCTGGTCTATCTGGCCGCGGACACGGACCGGGCCGCGCTGGCGGCCGGCCGCCGCCCGGCCGCCCGGCCGCCGGAGCCCGCGCCGTGGCCGTCGACCGGGCGCGACCCGCGGGCGGTCTTCGTCGCCCACGGCCGCGATCTGTCCGCCCGGAAGGTGGTCGTCGACTACCTGCGCGCCCTTGACCTGCGCCCGCTGGAGTGGGAGTCGATGGTCCAGGACACCGGTCGGGCCATGCCCCTGGTCCGTGACGCGATCCACGTCGGGCTGCGGCGCGCGCAGGCGGTGATCGTGGTGTTCACGCCCGAGGACGAGGTACGGGTCCACCGGGATCTGCGCCTTCCGGCCGAGGGCGACGCGGTCGAGATGCAGGCCCGCCCCAATGTTCTGGTCGAACTCGGGATGGCGATCAGCGAGCATCCGGACTCCACCCTGATCATGGAGTTCGGTCGGCTGCGCCCGCTGACCGACCTGGCAGGGCTCAACGTGATCCGGGTGTCCGAGAGCCCTGACTGGCCGCTCAAGACGGCCCACCGGCTGCGTAACGCCGGCTGCCCGGTGGACCTGAGCGGGCAGGACTGGATGAACCCCGGCCAGATCGCCGAAATCGCCGCGATGCGGCGCCGGGCGGAGGAACCGCCCGCGGGGCGCTGA
- a CDS encoding DUF6430 domain-containing protein — protein sequence MSSGDPDLPVLRLNVLGRVRATVDGREVPLPPATAAVLVRLALAEGKAVSVDELYRDVWPRERPGRTPREQRPDRTKVQKRISQLRGLLDPNHPGEGSRLVLTERGSVSSYRLAVPRANVDGNRFEDLVEQARGSAAANAVVLLTEALALWRGSPMADVMDRGFVAAHATRLTALRDEARRELFEAYRTLNQYAKALDTGRRLLDDHPRDAALIAGLAEVRRASRTRDAALLRQDFPSFGGVVRLVEGDLFEQADAHLIVGFTDTFDTIDGPDRGLISPETVQSQLLRRLYDGDRTRLERDLRAALRDVERVGQIDRADKPVGKLARYPVGTVAVLRLGRRRVFAVAYSRWDEAGQVVGSTTAALGASLDRVWAAAHLHGQRQPVAVGLLGLGMARIRDAGPQELLGLIAERYVAASRARPVADELRIVLRPGVAGGLDLPALAEELKRR from the coding sequence GTGTCTTCGGGAGATCCGGATCTGCCGGTGCTTCGTCTGAACGTGCTCGGCCGGGTCAGGGCGACGGTGGACGGCCGGGAGGTGCCGCTGCCGCCGGCCACAGCCGCGGTGCTGGTCCGCTTGGCGCTGGCAGAGGGCAAGGCCGTCTCAGTCGACGAGCTCTACCGCGACGTGTGGCCGCGCGAGCGGCCCGGCCGGACGCCCCGGGAGCAACGGCCGGACCGGACGAAGGTCCAGAAGCGGATATCGCAGCTGCGCGGCCTGCTGGATCCGAACCATCCGGGCGAGGGCTCACGACTGGTGCTCACCGAGCGCGGCAGCGTGTCGTCCTACCGGCTTGCGGTCCCGCGCGCGAACGTGGACGGCAACCGCTTCGAGGACCTGGTCGAGCAGGCGCGGGGCAGCGCCGCGGCGAACGCGGTCGTCCTGCTGACCGAGGCTCTGGCGCTGTGGCGGGGCAGCCCCATGGCGGACGTGATGGACCGCGGCTTCGTGGCCGCCCACGCCACCCGGCTCACTGCGCTGCGGGACGAGGCGCGCCGCGAGCTGTTCGAGGCGTACCGGACGCTGAACCAGTACGCGAAGGCGCTCGACACCGGTCGGCGGCTGCTGGACGACCATCCACGGGACGCCGCGCTGATCGCCGGCCTCGCCGAGGTCCGGCGGGCGTCGCGCACGCGGGACGCGGCGCTGCTGCGACAGGACTTCCCGTCCTTCGGCGGCGTGGTCCGGCTGGTCGAGGGGGACCTTTTCGAGCAGGCCGACGCACACCTGATCGTCGGCTTCACCGACACCTTCGACACCATCGACGGGCCCGACCGCGGGCTGATAAGCCCGGAGACGGTGCAGAGCCAGTTGCTGCGGCGGCTCTACGACGGAGACCGGACGCGGCTGGAGCGCGACCTGCGCGCCGCGCTGCGTGACGTCGAACGGGTCGGACAGATCGACCGGGCCGACAAGCCCGTCGGCAAGTTGGCACGCTACCCCGTCGGCACGGTCGCCGTGCTTCGGCTCGGCCGCCGGCGCGTCTTCGCGGTCGCCTACAGCCGCTGGGACGAGGCAGGGCAGGTGGTGGGCTCCACCACCGCGGCACTCGGCGCGAGCCTGGACCGGGTCTGGGCGGCCGCGCACCTGCACGGGCAGCGTCAGCCGGTGGCCGTGGGACTGCTCGGGCTCGGGATGGCGCGCATCCGCGACGCGGGGCCGCAGGAGCTACTGGGCCTGATCGCCGAGCGCTACGTGGCGGCGTCCCGGGCCCGGCCGGTGGCTGATGAGCTGCGGATCGTCCTGCGGCCCGGCGTCGCGGGCGGGCTGGACCTGCCGGCACTGGCCGAGGAGCTCAAGCGCCGGTGA